A window of Diospyros lotus cultivar Yz01 chromosome 14, ASM1463336v1, whole genome shotgun sequence contains these coding sequences:
- the LOC127790932 gene encoding uncharacterized protein LOC127790932: MEKILDVMEQHVHESLPGGFSEEEWITWEEMRDQDLRIRTYILASITNELQRQHKHMTDARSMIVNLQELYGKYSRTVRYEISKQLFKAKMEKGTDVGDHVLKIINLIGQFKVLDFYMDVELQIDLIL; encoded by the coding sequence ATGGAGAAAATTCTTGATGTCATGGAACAACATGTCCATGAATCTCTTCCTGGGGGCTTTAGTGAGGAGGAATGGATTACATGGGAAGAAATGAGGGATCAAGACTTGAGGATTAGGACTTATATTTTGGCATCTATAACCAATGAGCTCCAACGTCAGCATAAGCACATGACTGACGCTCGTAGTATGATTGTGAATTTGCAAGAGCTCTATGGGAAATATAGTCGAACGgttagatatgagatatctaagcaACTATTCAAGGCCAAGATGGAAAAAGGCACTGATGTGGGAGACCATGTACTCAAGATAATCAATTTGATTGGTCAATTTAAAGTACTGGACTTCTACATGGATGTTGAGCTGCAGATTGACCTTATCCTCTAG